In Stieleria varia, one genomic interval encodes:
- a CDS encoding acyl-CoA/acyl-ACP dehydrogenase: MSHESPLPNDVPEQPTGEIASDDCSSDAHIATLCQQLKQSAARHRGVADWPWTSLSMCARKGVCRWFLPTDQGGLGYNAVEQTLGYLRLAQADLVTTFVITQWVGAIKRIAGSENRFASDRWLPSLLAGNQFATVGISHLTTSGRHLDQPPMRVEMHSSSVVLSGVVPWVTGAAYADLIVVGAVTGDGEQVLVAVPTNLAGVSAGQGAELIALSASCTDKVRFNQVNVDRRYVLAGPIDNVLSSGSGGTAGGLQTSTLALGLAYAALEYLQEESMRRQDLVQPTSQLTKEANELKFQLLAAVAGETQCDAGQLRGSANSLVMRATQAAMMAAKGAGFVEGHPVGRWCRQALFFLVWSCPQPVAQAHLCELARIAQ, from the coding sequence ATGTCGCACGAATCACCATTGCCAAACGATGTGCCTGAGCAGCCCACTGGCGAGATTGCCTCAGACGATTGTTCCTCCGACGCACACATTGCGACGTTGTGTCAACAGCTCAAGCAGAGTGCGGCGCGTCATCGCGGTGTTGCCGATTGGCCATGGACTTCACTGTCAATGTGCGCACGTAAAGGCGTCTGCCGCTGGTTCTTGCCAACCGATCAAGGAGGACTTGGGTACAACGCTGTGGAGCAAACGCTCGGCTACCTGCGGCTTGCCCAAGCTGACTTGGTGACGACATTTGTGATCACGCAGTGGGTGGGAGCGATCAAGCGAATCGCTGGGAGTGAGAACCGGTTTGCGAGCGATCGCTGGTTGCCATCGTTGCTCGCAGGCAATCAATTTGCAACGGTCGGCATCAGCCATCTGACGACCAGCGGACGCCATCTGGACCAGCCACCGATGCGTGTCGAAATGCACAGTTCCTCCGTCGTGCTCTCCGGCGTCGTTCCTTGGGTGACCGGCGCGGCGTACGCGGATCTGATTGTGGTGGGTGCCGTGACCGGTGACGGCGAGCAAGTCCTCGTTGCGGTCCCCACCAACCTGGCGGGCGTCTCTGCGGGACAGGGTGCCGAACTGATTGCGTTGTCCGCGAGCTGCACGGACAAAGTACGGTTCAACCAAGTGAACGTCGATCGACGCTACGTACTGGCCGGCCCGATCGACAACGTCTTGTCGTCCGGCTCCGGAGGCACCGCGGGCGGATTACAGACGTCCACGTTGGCGCTCGGCTTGGCCTACGCCGCCTTGGAATACTTGCAAGAGGAGTCGATGCGACGCCAGGACCTTGTCCAGCCGACCAGCCAATTGACTAAGGAAGCCAACGAGTTGAAATTTCAGTTGCTCGCCGCGGTCGCGGGCGAAACCCAATGTGACGCGGGGCAGCTTCGCGGTTCGGCCAATAGCCTCGTGATGCGTGCGACCCAAGCAGCGATGATGGCGGCCAAGGGAGCGGGTTTTGTGGAGGGGCATCCCGTGGGCCGTTGGTGTCGTCAAGCTTTGTTTTTTCTCGTCTGGAGTTGTCCACAACCGGTCGCCCAAGCCCACCTGTGTGAGCTTGCCCGGATCGCCCAGTGA